A region from the Hydrogenimonas sp. genome encodes:
- a CDS encoding ATP synthase F0 sector subunit b', translating into MLDIVPSLMLVVAVVFLVLLILLNSWLYQPLLAFIDERDKSIRKDLENASSTGSEVEELKAKTEAIITEAKNEAAALRARTVEESKLLAMSKIEAKKEELEKRYQGFLDDLKKEEEQLKSELLSQLPLFKESLKAKFSQI; encoded by the coding sequence ATGCTGGATATCGTTCCTTCTTTGATGCTGGTTGTCGCAGTGGTTTTTCTAGTGCTGCTTATACTGCTGAACAGCTGGCTCTACCAACCGCTCTTGGCGTTCATCGACGAGCGTGACAAGAGTATCCGCAAAGATTTAGAAAATGCCAGTTCGACCGGTTCTGAAGTCGAAGAGCTTAAAGCCAAGACGGAGGCTATCATTACGGAGGCCAAGAATGAAGCAGCCGCATTGAGAGCCAGGACAGTAGAGGAGTCCAAGCTCCTTGCCATGAGTAAAATAGAGGCTAAAAAAGAGGAGCTGGAGAAGAGGTATCAGGGGTTTCTGGATGACCTGAAAAAAGAGGAGGAGCAGCTCAAAAGCGAGTTGCTTTCCCAGCTACCGCTTTTCAAAGAGTCTTTGAAAGCCAAGTTCAGTCAAATCTAA
- a CDS encoding ATP synthase F0 sector subunit b produces MRKILLTAALFLPAMLFASEAEVSSGGTDFIPRLVNFIIFVAILYYFAAEPIKNFFKGRTADIASRLEEVQNRLKATKKAKEDALAEYEAAQATAEEIIEAAKKESQLLAKKLDEQLHNELENLEKLQEEKMEVEKRQMVRKTVSEVLSELFESDAIGMDEKKFVNLIMKKVA; encoded by the coding sequence GTGCGAAAAATATTGTTGACGGCGGCACTTTTCCTTCCCGCTATGCTCTTTGCTTCGGAAGCTGAGGTTTCAAGCGGCGGGACAGACTTTATTCCCCGTCTGGTAAACTTCATAATTTTCGTAGCGATACTCTACTATTTTGCAGCAGAGCCGATCAAGAACTTCTTCAAGGGCAGAACGGCCGATATTGCCTCCCGTCTTGAAGAGGTCCAGAACAGGCTGAAAGCTACGAAAAAAGCCAAAGAGGATGCTCTGGCTGAGTATGAAGCGGCACAGGCTACTGCGGAAGAGATTATAGAGGCTGCTAAAAAAGAGTCTCAGCTTCTTGCGAAAAAGCTTGACGAACAGCTGCATAACGAACTGGAAAATCTCGAAAAACTCCAGGAAGAGAAGATGGAAGTAGAGAAGCGACAGATGGTAAGAAAGACCGTATCGGAAGTCCTCTCCGAACTGTTCGAAAGCGATGCCATAGGTATGGATGAGAAGAAATTTGTCAATCTCATCATGAAGAAGGTGGCCTGA
- a CDS encoding ATP synthase delta chain — translation MEMLVAKRYVKALMEAVGDKKVSATTKSLEKIAKAFEDKKFAELMISPEVKKSQKEELVLAIAGEKCDPKIANFIRVLNLHGRLGLIPEVVNLLQKELQRRSNRYEGVVESSTRLEKKLLGELEKSLSKYVNATVVLRQVKAEGEGIKVVIEDLGLEASFSKERVASDMINHILKAL, via the coding sequence ATGGAGATGTTGGTAGCTAAACGGTATGTCAAGGCTCTTATGGAAGCGGTCGGCGACAAGAAAGTCTCGGCAACTACAAAAAGTCTTGAGAAGATTGCAAAAGCGTTTGAAGATAAAAAGTTTGCAGAACTCATGATCTCTCCGGAGGTCAAGAAGAGCCAGAAAGAGGAGCTGGTACTGGCGATTGCCGGTGAAAAGTGCGATCCGAAAATCGCAAATTTTATAAGGGTCCTCAATCTGCACGGAAGGCTTGGGCTTATTCCAGAAGTTGTCAACCTTCTTCAAAAAGAGCTTCAAAGACGCTCCAATCGTTACGAAGGCGTGGTTGAGAGCAGTACCAGGCTCGAGAAGAAGTTACTGGGTGAGCTCGAGAAATCACTCTCTAAATATGTGAACGCGACGGTAGTGTTGCGCCAGGTAAAGGCTGAAGGTGAAGGAATCAAGGTAGTTATTGAAGATCTGGGGCTTGAGGCGAGCTTTTCGAAAGAGCGCGTAGCTTCGGATATGATAAACCACATTTTAAAAGCTTTGTAA
- a CDS encoding ATP synthase alpha chain: MSKLQADEISSIIKERIENFELSVDIDETGKVVSIADGIAQVFGLNNVMAGEMVEFENGERGIVLNLEEASVGVVILGKGLGVREGMSVKRLGQLLKVPVGKEIVGRVVNALGEPIDGKGPIEAKEFRFVEEKAPGIMARKSVHEPLQTGIKAIDALVPIGRGQRELIIGDRQTGKTTVAIDAIINQKGQDVTCIYVAVGQKQSTVASIVRKLEEHGAMEYTIVVNAGASESAALQFLAPYAGVTMGEYFRDNGQHALIIYDDLSKHAVAYREMSLILRRPPGREAFPGDVFYLHSRLLERAAKLSDELGAGSLTALPIIETQAGDVSAYIPTNVISITDGQIFLETNLFNSGIRPAINVGISVSRVGGAAQIKATKQVSGTLRLDLAQYRELEAFAQFASDLDEATRAQLERGARMVEVLKQPPYSPLPIEKQVLIIYAGANGYLDDIPVSAVTKFEAELYPFVEANHPEVLAQIREKKKIDEETEELMKKALEEFKTSFSA, translated from the coding sequence GTGTCTAAACTTCAAGCAGATGAGATCAGCTCGATCATAAAAGAGCGTATCGAGAATTTTGAGTTAAGTGTCGATATCGATGAGACAGGAAAAGTTGTCAGCATAGCTGACGGTATAGCACAGGTATTCGGCCTGAACAACGTTATGGCCGGTGAGATGGTCGAATTCGAAAACGGCGAGCGCGGGATCGTACTGAACCTCGAAGAGGCCAGTGTCGGTGTCGTCATTCTCGGAAAAGGGCTCGGCGTACGTGAGGGTATGAGCGTTAAACGTCTCGGTCAACTTCTCAAGGTTCCGGTCGGAAAAGAGATAGTCGGACGTGTTGTCAACGCATTGGGAGAGCCCATCGACGGAAAAGGCCCCATCGAAGCGAAAGAGTTCCGTTTCGTCGAAGAGAAAGCACCTGGAATCATGGCACGTAAATCTGTGCATGAGCCGCTTCAGACAGGTATCAAGGCGATCGATGCCCTCGTCCCGATCGGACGTGGACAGCGGGAGCTCATCATCGGTGACAGACAAACCGGTAAAACTACCGTCGCAATCGACGCAATCATCAACCAGAAGGGTCAGGATGTTACGTGTATCTATGTTGCGGTCGGCCAGAAGCAGTCTACAGTCGCTTCTATCGTCCGCAAGCTCGAAGAGCACGGCGCCATGGAGTATACCATCGTCGTAAACGCCGGTGCTTCCGAGTCTGCAGCGCTGCAGTTCCTCGCACCGTATGCGGGTGTTACGATGGGAGAGTACTTCCGTGACAACGGACAGCATGCACTTATAATCTACGATGACCTGAGTAAACACGCGGTCGCATACAGGGAGATGTCTCTGATTCTCAGAAGACCTCCGGGCCGTGAAGCATTCCCCGGTGACGTATTCTACCTGCACTCCAGACTGCTTGAGCGCGCAGCCAAGTTGAGCGACGAACTGGGTGCGGGATCTCTGACGGCTCTGCCTATCATCGAAACACAGGCCGGAGACGTTTCAGCATATATTCCGACGAATGTCATCTCCATTACCGACGGACAGATATTTCTCGAAACAAACCTTTTCAACTCCGGTATCAGACCTGCGATCAACGTCGGTATATCCGTATCGAGGGTCGGCGGTGCCGCCCAGATAAAAGCTACCAAGCAGGTTTCCGGTACACTCCGTCTCGACCTTGCGCAGTATCGTGAACTTGAAGCGTTCGCACAGTTTGCAAGTGACCTGGACGAAGCTACAAGAGCACAGCTCGAGCGCGGGGCGAGAATGGTCGAAGTTCTCAAGCAGCCTCCCTATTCGCCGCTGCCGATCGAAAAGCAGGTACTTATTATTTATGCGGGAGCGAACGGATACCTGGATGATATCCCGGTCAGTGCCGTTACCAAGTTCGAAGCGGAGCTCTATCCCTTCGTAGAGGCTAACCATCCGGAAGTTCTGGCTCAAATCAGAGAGAAGAAGAAGATCGACGAAGAGACCGAAGAGCTGATGAAGAAAGCGCTGGAAGAATTCAAAACTTCGTTCAGCGCGTAA
- a CDS encoding ATP synthase gamma chain, with the protein MANLKEIKLQISSVKGTQKTTRAMKLVSQAKLKRAEELAKRSRVYAEKLDELVSEIAYEINQNKVGGSESRFVQADLAVSTVDIVCITADKGLCGGFNVATLKTTLGLIREYKEKKAAVRLRVVGRKAIDFLKYNGVEMKDEVIGLSASPDYKKAADFIDESMNDFADGKTDRVILVYNGFKNMLTQEQRVLQLLPVDISTVEPRELKSSIEYEPEGHEELLNALLQKYVQYSMYYGLLDSLAAEHSARMQAMDNATKNASERVNELTIQYNKARQESITTELIEIISGMEALK; encoded by the coding sequence ATGGCAAACTTAAAAGAGATCAAGCTTCAGATTTCGAGTGTCAAGGGTACGCAGAAGACAACCCGCGCTATGAAGCTTGTTTCACAGGCGAAACTGAAAAGAGCGGAAGAGCTTGCAAAGCGCTCACGTGTCTATGCAGAAAAACTCGATGAACTTGTCAGTGAAATAGCCTATGAGATCAACCAGAACAAGGTCGGCGGCAGCGAGAGCCGTTTCGTACAGGCAGATCTGGCCGTCAGTACGGTGGATATCGTATGTATCACTGCCGATAAGGGACTTTGCGGCGGTTTCAACGTCGCCACACTCAAGACGACTCTAGGACTGATCCGCGAGTACAAGGAGAAGAAGGCGGCGGTGCGCCTACGCGTCGTGGGAAGGAAAGCTATTGATTTCCTGAAGTACAACGGTGTCGAAATGAAGGATGAAGTTATCGGGCTCAGCGCATCTCCGGACTATAAAAAGGCGGCCGACTTCATCGATGAGTCGATGAACGATTTTGCCGACGGAAAGACGGACAGGGTAATCCTAGTTTACAACGGTTTCAAAAATATGCTGACACAGGAGCAGCGTGTACTTCAGCTTCTTCCGGTAGATATATCGACCGTAGAACCGAGAGAGCTGAAGTCGAGCATCGAATATGAGCCCGAGGGCCATGAAGAGTTGCTCAACGCGCTTCTGCAGAAGTATGTTCAGTACAGCATGTACTACGGCCTTCTGGATTCACTTGCCGCAGAGCACAGTGCACGAATGCAGGCTATGGACAATGCAACTAAGAACGCATCGGAAAGAGTTAACGAGCTTACGATACAGTACAACAAAGCACGTCAGGAATCTATTACAACTGAGCTGATCGAGATCATCAGCGGTATGGAAGCATTGAAATAA
- a CDS encoding ATP synthase beta chain translates to MTGKIAQVIGPVVDVDFEDYLPAINEALEVKHVLEGKETRLVLEVASHVGDNRVRTIAMDMSEGLVRGMEVTATGAPIKVPVGEEVLGRIFNVVGETIDEGEELKAKTYWSIHRDPPAFEDQSTKTEIFETGIKVVDLLAPYAKGGKVGLFGGAGVGKTVIIMELIHNVAFKHSGYSVFAGVGERTREGNDLYNEMKESNVLDKVALCYGQMSEPPGARNRIALTGLTMAEYFRDEMGLDVLMFIDNIFRYAQAGSEMSALLGRIPSAVGYQPTLAREMGVLQERITSTNKGSITSVQAVYVPADDLTDPAPASVFAHLDATTVLNRKIAEKGIYPAVDPLDSTSRMLDPAIIGEEHYNVARGVQSVLQKYKDLQDIIAILGMDELSEEDKKTVERARKIERFLSQPFFVAEVFTGSPGKYVTLEETIEGFKGLLDGTYDDLPEAAFYMVGSIEEAKEKAEKLKAKAS, encoded by the coding sequence ATGACAGGTAAAATTGCACAGGTCATCGGTCCGGTCGTAGATGTCGACTTCGAAGACTATCTGCCGGCGATTAACGAAGCACTTGAAGTCAAGCATGTACTCGAGGGGAAAGAGACGAGATTGGTACTGGAGGTCGCCAGCCACGTAGGTGACAACAGGGTACGTACTATCGCCATGGATATGAGTGAGGGGCTTGTTCGCGGTATGGAAGTTACAGCGACGGGTGCTCCTATCAAGGTACCGGTCGGCGAAGAGGTCCTGGGTCGAATCTTCAACGTTGTAGGCGAGACTATCGACGAAGGTGAAGAACTCAAGGCCAAAACCTACTGGAGCATCCACAGAGATCCTCCCGCTTTCGAAGATCAGAGTACGAAAACAGAGATTTTCGAAACGGGGATCAAGGTTGTCGACCTGCTGGCTCCCTATGCAAAAGGCGGTAAGGTCGGTCTCTTCGGCGGTGCCGGTGTCGGTAAGACGGTCATTATCATGGAGCTTATCCACAACGTTGCGTTCAAACACAGCGGGTACTCCGTTTTTGCGGGTGTCGGTGAGAGGACCCGTGAAGGTAACGACCTCTACAACGAGATGAAAGAGTCAAACGTTCTCGACAAGGTCGCACTCTGCTACGGCCAGATGAGTGAGCCTCCGGGAGCACGTAACAGAATCGCTCTTACAGGTCTTACAATGGCCGAGTATTTCCGCGACGAGATGGGTCTGGACGTTCTTATGTTCATCGACAACATCTTCAGGTACGCACAGGCCGGTTCGGAGATGTCGGCACTTCTGGGACGAATCCCTTCCGCCGTCGGTTACCAGCCTACTCTTGCAAGGGAGATGGGTGTTCTACAGGAGCGTATTACATCTACCAACAAGGGTTCAATCACATCGGTACAGGCTGTCTACGTACCTGCAGACGACCTTACCGACCCCGCTCCTGCATCTGTTTTCGCGCACCTTGATGCGACTACGGTTCTCAACCGTAAAATTGCGGAAAAAGGTATCTATCCTGCGGTCGACCCGCTCGACTCTACCAGTAGAATGCTCGACCCCGCAATCATCGGTGAAGAGCACTACAACGTCGCCCGCGGCGTACAGAGCGTTCTCCAGAAGTACAAGGATCTTCAGGATATCATCGCGATCCTCGGTATGGACGAGCTCTCCGAAGAGGACAAGAAGACAGTCGAGCGTGCACGTAAAATCGAGAGATTCCTCTCTCAACCCTTCTTCGTTGCCGAGGTGTTTACGGGATCACCCGGAAAATATGTTACTCTCGAAGAGACTATCGAGGGCTTCAAAGGTCTGCTTGACGGAACCTACGACGATCTTCCGGAGGCGGCCTTCTATATGGTCGGAAGTATCGAAGAGGCGAAAGAGAAAGCTGAAAAACTCAAAGCCAAAGCATCTTGA
- a CDS encoding ATP synthase epsilon chain translates to MDTMKLEIVTPTGPIFSGEVKSATFPGAEGEFGVLPEHASLVSLLEAGVIEIEKSDGTRESIVIDSGYVKVDEEKTLVVVEGAVPIIGETESEIAKAIAEAKELVEKAGNSDFAIANVEAKVEAAAKTRF, encoded by the coding sequence ATGGATACAATGAAACTTGAAATCGTAACACCGACCGGACCGATATTCTCAGGTGAGGTGAAGTCGGCCACATTTCCCGGGGCCGAGGGAGAGTTCGGGGTACTTCCTGAGCACGCCTCTCTCGTCTCTCTGCTCGAGGCCGGTGTTATCGAAATAGAGAAGAGTGACGGAACCAGGGAGTCTATTGTTATCGACTCCGGTTATGTCAAAGTCGATGAAGAGAAGACACTCGTAGTCGTAGAAGGTGCCGTACCGATCATCGGTGAAACCGAAAGCGAAATCGCTAAAGCGATAGCCGAAGCAAAAGAGCTGGTTGAAAAAGCGGGCAACTCCGACTTCGCAATCGCGAATGTCGAAGCGAAAGTGGAAGCTGCCGCCAAGACCAGATTCTAA
- a CDS encoding MotA/TolQ/ExbB proton channel family protein: MFEIVAGYLDRSSPITVIVLGLLSFYLFVTVWIFVYRYLSLARWLSKESDSLEQMHMGSATVSPQSILKSCLKKSLTPNNRLLQMCEYAATKEATKGLTALSLIASTSPFIGLFGTVISILEAFAGLGTQKSATLSVVAPAISEALVATAAGIFVAIFAYSFHLLLKRKAYELTTTIAMQSDLLLSGKGGK, encoded by the coding sequence ATGTTCGAGATTGTAGCAGGTTATCTCGACCGTAGCAGCCCGATCACTGTTATAGTTCTTGGACTGCTCTCCTTCTATCTCTTTGTTACCGTCTGGATCTTCGTATACAGATATCTCTCACTTGCGAGATGGCTCTCGAAAGAGAGCGACTCGCTGGAGCAGATGCATATGGGGTCCGCAACTGTCTCACCGCAATCGATTCTAAAAAGCTGTCTCAAAAAGAGCCTGACTCCTAACAACCGCCTTTTGCAGATGTGTGAATATGCCGCGACTAAAGAGGCTACTAAGGGACTTACCGCACTCTCCCTCATTGCAAGTACATCCCCTTTCATAGGACTTTTTGGTACCGTCATCTCGATTCTGGAAGCGTTCGCGGGACTCGGTACACAAAAAAGCGCTACACTCAGTGTAGTCGCCCCGGCGATCAGCGAAGCTCTGGTTGCGACTGCCGCCGGTATATTCGTCGCCATATTCGCGTACAGCTTCCATCTTCTTCTGAAGAGAAAAGCGTATGAATTGACAACAACCATAGCTATGCAGTCGGATCTGCTGCTCTCCGGCAAGGGCGGAAAATAG